From Rutidosis leptorrhynchoides isolate AG116_Rl617_1_P2 chromosome 3, CSIRO_AGI_Rlap_v1, whole genome shotgun sequence, a single genomic window includes:
- the LOC139896061 gene encoding cytokinin riboside 5'-monophosphate phosphoribohydrolase LOG3 has protein sequence METDSEMKVSKFKRICVFCGSSQGRKSSYQDAAIELGKELVSRNIDLVYGGGSIGLMGLVSQAVHDGGRHVIGVIPKTLMPRELTGETVGEVKAVADMHQRKAEMAKHSDAFIALPGGYGTLEELLEVITWAQLGIHDKPVGLLNVDGYYNSLLSFIDTAVEEGFISPSARHIIVLAPTAKILVRKLEEYVPCHERVASKLSWEMEQQLGYTDYDISR, from the exons ATGGAGACAGATAGTGAAATGAAGGTATCAAAGTTTAAGAGGATTTGTGTTTTTTGTGGAAGTAGTCAGGGCAGAAAAAGCAGCTATCAAGATGCTGCTATTGAGCTAGGAAAAGAATTG gtttcaaGAAACATTGATCTGGTGTATGGAGGAGGTAGCATTGGCTTAATGGGATTGGTCTCACAAGCTGTTCATGATGGTGGTCGCCATGTCATTgg GGTTATTCCCAAAACTCTCATGCCTCGAGAG TTAACTGGTGAAACAGTAGGAGAAGTGAAAGCAGTGGCAGATATGCACCAAAGGAAAGCAGAAATGGCAAAGCATTCTGATGCTTTTATTGCATTACCAG GTGGATATGGCACTCTTGAAGAGCTACTTGAAGTGATAACATGGGCTCAACTAGGCATACACGATAAGCCG GTTGGTTTGTTAAATGTGGATGGATACTACAACTCGTTACTGTCGTTCATTGATACAGCGGTTGAAGAAGGGTTCATCAGCCCAAGCGCTCGTCACATTATTGTGTTGGCGCCAACCGCTAAGATTCTGGTCCGAAAACTTGAG GAGTATGTGCCTTGCCATGAAAGAGTTGCATCAAAGCTAAGCTGGGAAATGGAGCAACAACTTGGGTACACTGACTATGATATCTCTAGATGA